One Streptomyces sp. R28 DNA window includes the following coding sequences:
- a CDS encoding LysR family transcriptional regulator produces MNLSRLDLNLVVALRALLEERNVTRAGERIGLSQPAMSAALSRLRRHFDDELLARSGNSYELTPLGVALRDRSATACDLLERVFASQAEFDPAAETREFTLLASDYGAAVFGAALARAVHHEAPGIRLTFQHPAPSVQENTAALLSTVDGLLMPHGVIDGFPAVDLYQDRWLCMIADDHPEVGDALTLDHLARLPWVVYQRPYDAPAARQLSMLGISPHVEVSVQTFQLLPFMIEGTRRVAMIQERLARRAVRSAAVRVLPCPFEAVPVQVALWWHPLHAQDAAHIWLRQKAAEVGATLLEES; encoded by the coding sequence GTGAACCTGTCCCGACTCGACCTCAACCTGGTCGTCGCGCTGCGCGCGCTGCTGGAGGAGCGCAACGTCACCCGCGCCGGCGAGCGCATCGGTCTGAGCCAGCCCGCCATGAGCGCGGCGCTGTCCCGGCTACGCCGGCATTTCGACGACGAATTGCTCGCCCGGAGCGGGAACTCCTACGAACTGACGCCGCTCGGCGTCGCGTTGCGGGACCGCAGCGCCACCGCGTGCGACCTGCTGGAGCGCGTCTTCGCCAGCCAGGCCGAGTTCGACCCCGCCGCCGAGACCCGCGAGTTCACGCTGCTCGCCTCGGACTACGGCGCGGCCGTGTTCGGCGCCGCGCTCGCCCGCGCCGTGCACCACGAGGCGCCCGGCATCCGGCTCACCTTCCAGCACCCGGCGCCCTCCGTCCAGGAGAACACCGCCGCCCTGCTGAGCACCGTCGACGGACTGCTGATGCCGCACGGCGTCATCGACGGCTTCCCCGCCGTCGACCTCTACCAGGACCGCTGGCTGTGCATGATCGCCGACGACCACCCCGAGGTGGGCGACGCACTCACCCTCGACCACCTGGCCCGCCTGCCCTGGGTCGTCTACCAGCGGCCCTACGACGCCCCGGCCGCCCGCCAGTTGAGCATGCTCGGCATCAGCCCTCATGTGGAGGTCTCCGTCCAGACCTTCCAACTGCTGCCGTTCATGATCGAGGGCACCCGTCGGGTCGCGATGATCCAGGAGCGGCTCGCCCGCAGGGCGGTGCGCTCGGCGGCGGTGCGTGTTCTGCCCTGTCCTTTCGAGGCCGTGCCGGTACAGGTGGCGCTGTGGTGGCACCCGCTGCACGCGCAGGACGCGGCACATATCTGGCTGCGGCAGAAGGCGGCGGAGGTCGGGGCGACGTTGCTGGAGGAGAGCTGA
- a CDS encoding LysE family translocator: MLTHLAAAVGVLGLLTVAPGPDMAVVTRRALMAGPGDALRTVGGIAAGLIVWGATSVAGLAAMTAASPRAYLVLKLLGACYLVLLGAQALWQNRPAAPTHRTDTGPSGVGSVGSPWRTGLISNVLNPKIAVFYTGLLPTPAPPHVPPAVAMTLLVLLHTALTLTWLGGYVLLLSKAGPVLHKPRVHRALRRTTGVVLLGFGIAVSTASG; this comes from the coding sequence ATGCTGACCCATCTCGCGGCCGCGGTCGGTGTGCTCGGCCTGCTGACCGTCGCGCCCGGGCCGGACATGGCCGTGGTGACCCGCCGTGCCCTCATGGCCGGTCCCGGGGACGCGCTGCGTACCGTGGGCGGGATCGCGGCCGGGCTGATCGTCTGGGGCGCGACGAGCGTGGCCGGACTCGCGGCCATGACGGCAGCCTCGCCGAGGGCGTACCTGGTGCTCAAGCTCCTGGGCGCCTGCTATCTCGTACTCCTCGGGGCGCAGGCACTGTGGCAGAACCGCCCCGCCGCACCCACGCACCGGACCGACACCGGGCCCTCCGGCGTCGGGAGCGTCGGGAGTCCCTGGCGGACCGGCCTGATCAGCAACGTCCTCAATCCGAAGATCGCCGTCTTCTACACCGGACTGCTCCCCACGCCGGCCCCGCCCCACGTGCCCCCTGCCGTGGCCATGACGCTCCTCGTCCTCCTCCACACCGCTCTCACCCTCACCTGGCTGGGCGGCTACGTCCTCCTGCTGTCCAAGGCCGGTCCCGTCCTGCACAAGCCACGGGTCCACCGTGCGCTCAGGCGGACCACAGGCGTCGTACTGCTCGGCTTCGGCATCGCCGTGTCGACCGCCTCCGGCTGA
- a CDS encoding diaminopropionate ammonia-lyase: protein MLGHFRRCPGYSPTPLTELPPLAADLEVGRVFVKDESCRLGLPAFKALGASWAVHRALAQRATSGQGPGPVTLVTATDGNHGRAVARMARMLGQRARVFVPQGVHRRAVAAIAAEQAEVIEVSGPYDEAVRRAARAAAAPDTVLVQDTSWPGYEQIPGWIVEGYSTLCAEIDEQLAAVGAGKGPGLVAVPVGVGSLAQAVVTHYRSRPAGRAPALLSVEPAAAACVLQSLTRGEPVSVTTGETTMAGLNCGTPSSIAWPYLRGGLDAAVAVTDDDSARAAARLAELGVSSGPCGAAALAGLRAVLSGPGSEERRTAMGLDATSVVVLLSTEGTNADPRPAAC, encoded by the coding sequence CTGCTAGGACACTTTCGTCGGTGTCCCGGCTACTCACCCACTCCGCTCACCGAACTCCCGCCCCTCGCAGCGGATTTGGAGGTCGGCCGAGTCTTCGTCAAGGACGAGTCGTGCCGTCTGGGGCTGCCCGCGTTCAAGGCGCTGGGTGCGTCCTGGGCGGTGCACCGCGCTCTTGCCCAGCGGGCCACGAGCGGCCAGGGGCCGGGCCCGGTCACCCTGGTGACCGCCACCGACGGCAACCACGGCCGGGCGGTGGCCCGCATGGCCCGCATGCTCGGGCAGCGCGCCCGTGTCTTCGTCCCGCAGGGTGTGCATCGGCGGGCCGTCGCGGCCATCGCCGCCGAACAGGCGGAGGTGATCGAGGTCTCGGGGCCGTACGACGAGGCCGTACGCCGGGCGGCCCGGGCGGCTGCGGCGCCCGACACGGTCCTGGTCCAGGACACCTCCTGGCCGGGCTATGAGCAGATCCCGGGGTGGATCGTCGAGGGCTACTCCACGCTCTGCGCCGAGATCGACGAGCAGTTGGCGGCCGTGGGGGCCGGCAAGGGGCCCGGCCTCGTCGCCGTACCGGTGGGCGTGGGCTCGCTGGCCCAGGCCGTCGTCACGCACTACCGCAGCCGCCCCGCCGGGCGGGCTCCGGCGCTGTTGTCGGTGGAACCGGCGGCCGCGGCCTGCGTCCTCCAAAGCCTCACCCGCGGCGAGCCCGTCAGCGTCACCACCGGCGAGACCACCATGGCCGGCCTGAACTGCGGTACCCCCTCCAGCATCGCCTGGCCCTATCTGCGCGGCGGGCTGGACGCGGCCGTTGCCGTCACGGACGACGACAGCGCCCGTGCGGCCGCCCGCCTCGCCGAGCTCGGGGTCTCCTCGGGTCCCTGCGGGGCGGCCGCACTCGCCGGTCTGCGGGCGGTGCTGAGCGGCCCGGGCTCCGAAGAGCGCCGTACGGCAATGGGGCTCGACGCCACCTCGGTGGTCGTCCTGCTGAGCACCGAGGGCACGAACGCCGACCCGCGCCCCGCCGCATGCTGA
- the manA gene encoding mannose-6-phosphate isomerase, class I — protein sequence MDLLQPVVQPYAWGSRHVIADIQGRPTPSAGPEAELWMGAHPSAPSGVIRGGRETTLDAVVAADPGLELGAECQGRFGGRLPFLLKILAAETALSIQVHPNRAQAEAGFAAEQGQGGTRTYVDDWPKPEILCALTPFEVLAGFRDVREAADILGGLGLAELRPVSEALRDGGGPERVTEALRLVLTWPEQERPGLLDAVVSACARLAEESGAHMAAYDAVVRMAVDHPGDIGLLASLLFRHLILNPGEALFMPAGGLHAYIKGVGVELLANSDNVLRAGLTPKHMNIPELLRIVDPTVDVPVLQPRVLPGSSAVAVYDSTAPEFRLYQFSLRGELVDVLDGGPRIVLCVEGDAVLRDAGGSEVKLGRGESCFLSAADAAVTVMGEATLFVATVG from the coding sequence ATGGATCTTCTTCAACCTGTCGTCCAGCCGTACGCCTGGGGCTCCAGGCATGTCATCGCCGATATCCAAGGGCGTCCGACACCGTCTGCGGGGCCAGAGGCCGAGTTGTGGATGGGGGCGCATCCGTCGGCCCCCTCCGGGGTCATCCGGGGCGGAAGGGAGACAACGCTCGATGCCGTTGTGGCCGCGGATCCCGGGCTGGAGCTCGGGGCGGAGTGCCAGGGGCGTTTCGGGGGGCGGCTGCCCTTCCTTCTGAAGATTCTCGCTGCTGAGACCGCACTGTCGATACAGGTGCACCCCAACCGGGCTCAGGCCGAGGCCGGGTTCGCCGCGGAACAGGGGCAGGGGGGTACGCGGACCTACGTGGATGACTGGCCGAAGCCGGAGATCCTGTGCGCACTGACGCCGTTCGAAGTGCTGGCCGGGTTCCGGGATGTCCGCGAGGCTGCTGACATACTCGGCGGGCTTGGGCTGGCAGAACTGCGGCCGGTGAGCGAGGCACTACGTGACGGTGGCGGACCGGAGCGCGTGACGGAAGCGTTGCGGTTGGTGCTGACCTGGCCCGAACAGGAGAGGCCCGGACTGCTTGACGCGGTCGTGTCGGCCTGCGCGCGGCTCGCTGAGGAAAGCGGTGCGCACATGGCCGCGTATGACGCGGTCGTACGGATGGCTGTCGATCACCCAGGTGACATCGGGCTGCTCGCGTCGCTGCTGTTCCGGCACCTGATATTGAATCCGGGGGAGGCGCTCTTCATGCCTGCCGGGGGACTGCATGCCTACATCAAAGGTGTTGGCGTAGAGCTGCTGGCCAACTCGGACAATGTACTGCGCGCCGGTCTGACCCCGAAGCACATGAACATCCCCGAACTGCTCCGCATCGTCGATCCGACGGTCGATGTGCCGGTGTTGCAGCCGCGGGTGTTGCCTGGATCGTCGGCCGTGGCGGTGTACGACTCCACGGCACCGGAGTTCCGGCTGTACCAGTTCAGCCTCCGTGGCGAGCTGGTCGATGTCCTGGACGGCGGGCCACGGATTGTGCTGTGTGTGGAGGGCGACGCGGTGCTGCGAGATGCCGGTGGCTCCGAGGTCAAGCTCGGCCGCGGCGAGTCGTGTTTCCTGTCGGCCGCGGACGCGGCGGTGACCGTCATGGGTGAAGCGACTCTCTTCGTGGCGACCGTCGGCTGA
- a CDS encoding insulinase family protein: MFLVIPAEDDLTVTLVLPTGVRDRDEAAAAALDPLARGVLTAAVGLDGTPLGAFLASRDAVAEALVGYETLTFRCCLPPGAVADCLPVFLEAVARPSLTVVNEQPYDARGSARSKLREMLFAGHPLARPIPSHSGTPELSKVHQDVLASGTPVVVVAAPETLVPGALEALKSALPQASEPACGVKREAPPTEVFSIGGLNLRAAAESARARVAAGGIAAARTEPAALALAVLTELFGDGEASVLWHTLNTDFGIRCVLEATYEGYQDCGLFQVELDLDTEWVATAESLIRELLELTAAGRLGEAAFLTARTAACERASAEASDVPLASYRAAIEALDGSVPGDRAQRLEQVTPEGLASAAARVLRTYSVAVV, translated from the coding sequence ATGTTTCTGGTGATACCTGCCGAGGACGACCTGACGGTCACCCTTGTCCTACCGACCGGAGTGCGTGACCGCGACGAGGCCGCGGCCGCGGCTCTCGACCCGCTGGCCCGCGGTGTGCTGACCGCTGCAGTGGGCCTGGACGGCACGCCTCTGGGGGCCTTTCTGGCCTCCCGTGACGCCGTGGCCGAAGCTCTCGTCGGGTACGAGACGCTCACTTTCCGGTGCTGTCTGCCCCCTGGCGCGGTCGCGGATTGCCTGCCGGTCTTCTTGGAGGCCGTGGCCCGGCCTTCGCTGACCGTTGTCAACGAGCAGCCGTACGATGCACGCGGCTCGGCCCGTTCGAAGCTGAGGGAGATGCTCTTCGCAGGGCACCCTCTGGCGCGTCCGATCCCCAGCCATTCCGGGACACCGGAGCTTTCGAAGGTGCACCAGGACGTACTGGCGAGCGGCACTCCCGTCGTCGTGGTGGCCGCTCCAGAGACGCTCGTGCCCGGGGCGCTGGAGGCGCTGAAGAGCGCTCTGCCGCAGGCATCCGAACCGGCCTGCGGCGTGAAGCGTGAGGCGCCCCCCACGGAAGTCTTTTCGATCGGCGGCCTCAACCTGCGCGCCGCCGCCGAATCAGCCCGCGCCCGGGTGGCGGCCGGAGGCATCGCCGCAGCCCGGACGGAACCGGCCGCACTCGCCCTTGCGGTGCTCACTGAACTGTTCGGCGACGGGGAGGCCTCGGTCCTCTGGCACACCCTGAACACCGATTTCGGTATCCGCTGTGTCCTCGAGGCCACGTACGAGGGCTACCAGGACTGTGGGTTGTTTCAGGTGGAGTTGGACCTCGACACCGAGTGGGTCGCCACGGCGGAATCCCTGATCCGCGAGCTGCTGGAACTTACCGCGGCGGGCCGCCTCGGCGAAGCGGCATTCCTGACGGCCCGGACAGCCGCGTGCGAGCGGGCCTCAGCCGAGGCATCCGACGTGCCGCTCGCCTCATACCGAGCCGCCATCGAAGCTCTCGACGGCAGTGTGCCCGGCGACCGGGCGCAGCGCTTGGAGCAGGTGACCCCGGAAGGGCTTGCATCGGCAGCCGCCAGGGTGCTCCGCACCTACTCGGTCGCGGTCGTCTGA
- a CDS encoding HAD family hydrolase yields the protein MSPVELIIFDNDGVLVDSERLANGLLAEMLTEAGLPTTLEESIQTYMGGSFARVRKLAEERAGRPLPADFQERYQQRLLASLSTRLRPVAGARELLESLAASGIRFCVASSSNRERLALTLRVTGLSPLLGDRVFSVDDVTAGKPAPDLFLHAAARMGADPARALVLEDSPLGVEAARAAGMRVVGFAATTPADRLAKADHVIASLALLPGLVGIPALE from the coding sequence ATGAGCCCGGTCGAATTGATCATCTTCGACAACGACGGAGTGCTGGTCGACTCCGAGCGTCTGGCCAATGGACTCCTGGCGGAGATGCTCACCGAGGCGGGCCTGCCCACCACGCTGGAGGAGAGCATCCAAACGTACATGGGCGGCTCGTTCGCCCGGGTCCGGAAGCTGGCCGAGGAACGGGCCGGCCGCCCACTGCCCGCGGACTTCCAAGAGCGCTACCAGCAGCGCCTGCTGGCGTCGCTGAGCACACGGCTGCGGCCGGTAGCAGGGGCCCGCGAACTCCTGGAGTCGCTGGCGGCCAGCGGCATACGCTTCTGTGTGGCCTCCAGCTCCAACCGTGAACGGCTCGCGCTGACGCTGAGGGTGACCGGTCTGTCGCCGCTGCTCGGAGACCGGGTGTTCAGCGTGGACGACGTCACTGCGGGGAAACCGGCCCCCGACCTGTTCCTGCACGCGGCGGCCAGGATGGGGGCCGATCCTGCGAGAGCGCTCGTGCTAGAGGACAGCCCGCTGGGTGTGGAGGCAGCGCGGGCCGCCGGGATGCGGGTCGTCGGATTCGCCGCGACGACGCCGGCTGACCGACTGGCCAAGGCCGACCACGTCATTGCGTCGCTGGCACTGCTGCCCGGGTTGGTCGGCATACCGGCACTTGAATGA
- a CDS encoding (2Fe-2S)-binding protein yields the protein MGDPMVCICMEVTEGELLSAVELGHRDLPALREATGANTGCGDCAVDIEELLEFATPDGRMSPR from the coding sequence ATGGGCGACCCGATGGTCTGTATCTGTATGGAGGTTACCGAGGGGGAGCTTCTCTCGGCCGTGGAGCTGGGCCACCGCGATCTGCCGGCGCTACGCGAGGCAACCGGCGCGAATACCGGGTGCGGGGACTGCGCGGTCGATATCGAGGAGCTCCTGGAGTTCGCCACCCCGGACGGGCGGATGAGTCCCCGATGA
- a CDS encoding aminotransferase class III-fold pyridoxal phosphate-dependent enzyme gives MMGGSAVPPFVGAGNLIYRSAVVPRFVRGSGCFLEADDGRRYLDAEAANGTVAWGYDASILQEAARRCLDLPALPSFCESPLRLGVLERLERLFSEVLGAPGRIELDLGGAQGMETALRIAFSANGPGTVVVFEGAFHGRSGVTSMLSSSPRYRELLAAWGLEVVRLPSPDCRTCPHTAASSDGCRTGCISAVTRWGSELSGVGGAGFGRKVSAFIFESVQNVGGMVVPDPNLLRAAVDHARRQGAVVIADEIFTGMYRVGPRWGFQLAGVQPDVVVTSKGLSNGGAALSAVWAREPLADAAHYPPGSHSSTYVGIPHALAVVDTVLDRWEAWKDVESDVAALADGMTTRLTAIAEAHTTLIDRVDATGGTARIVLRGAHAPRLRQLCATAHRSLGLLVASTGMAPDVINIHPPLVITPGELDQMAEVLDLAFRALAAEQSHA, from the coding sequence GTGATGGGCGGTTCTGCGGTGCCGCCGTTCGTGGGCGCGGGGAACCTGATCTACCGGTCAGCTGTGGTGCCCCGCTTCGTACGAGGCTCCGGCTGCTTCCTGGAGGCCGACGACGGCCGCCGCTATCTGGACGCCGAGGCCGCGAACGGGACGGTGGCCTGGGGTTACGACGCGTCGATACTGCAAGAGGCCGCCCGCCGCTGCCTCGACCTGCCAGCCCTGCCGTCATTCTGTGAGTCCCCCCTGCGGCTGGGTGTGCTGGAGCGCCTTGAGCGGCTGTTCTCGGAGGTGCTGGGGGCGCCGGGACGCATCGAGTTGGACCTCGGCGGAGCCCAGGGCATGGAGACCGCTCTGCGGATCGCCTTCAGCGCCAACGGGCCGGGCACCGTCGTCGTGTTCGAAGGCGCCTTCCACGGCCGGTCCGGTGTGACCAGCATGCTCAGCTCCAGTCCGCGCTACCGCGAGCTACTGGCCGCCTGGGGACTGGAGGTCGTACGGCTGCCCAGCCCCGACTGCCGGACCTGCCCGCACACGGCCGCGTCCTCAGACGGCTGCCGGACCGGCTGCATCAGCGCGGTGACCCGCTGGGGCTCCGAACTGTCGGGTGTCGGCGGTGCCGGTTTCGGGCGCAAGGTCTCGGCGTTCATCTTTGAGTCTGTCCAGAATGTGGGCGGCATGGTGGTCCCCGACCCGAACCTGCTCCGGGCAGCCGTCGACCACGCGCGCCGCCAGGGCGCTGTGGTCATCGCTGACGAGATCTTCACCGGTATGTACCGGGTGGGTCCGCGGTGGGGCTTCCAGCTGGCAGGTGTCCAGCCCGACGTGGTCGTGACCAGTAAGGGACTGAGTAACGGCGGCGCGGCACTGAGCGCGGTCTGGGCACGAGAGCCGCTGGCCGATGCCGCCCACTACCCGCCCGGCAGCCACTCGTCGACGTACGTCGGGATCCCGCACGCACTAGCCGTGGTCGACACTGTGCTGGACCGCTGGGAGGCATGGAAGGACGTCGAGTCGGACGTTGCCGCGCTGGCCGACGGCATGACCACACGACTGACCGCCATCGCCGAGGCCCACACCACTCTCATCGACCGCGTGGACGCCACAGGCGGCACTGCGCGCATCGTGCTCCGGGGAGCGCACGCCCCTCGCCTGAGGCAGCTGTGCGCCACCGCCCATCGCAGCCTGGGTCTGCTGGTCGCCTCGACCGGCATGGCGCCCGATGTGATCAACATTCATCCCCCGTTGGTGATCACCCCAGGTGAGCTGGACCAGATGGCCGAGGTCCTGGACCTCGCCTTCCGCGCTCTGGCAGCGGAGCAGTCGCATGCATGA
- a CDS encoding formyltransferase family protein: protein MSAAQHRITPLGPVRPSGPLRIGVLVSATGANLGTLLGMRDREPDTFDVCLVASHGSTAKALDVARDAGVETWTGDFDAHCGFVSQAVGREGLLRYRQRARAWHDALDARIEAWEAEHGALDLIVLAYHRWIEGNLLDRFRGRMINQHPADLSVLDAAGRRLLVGKDPVRLAMAAGHTATRTSCFVVDGTQDGGAVLCMGPPVDVEARRATPEDAWEQELRQKTLSDRPCLEWTVRAFAAGRLALGADTHADGSRAVMVDGRPTPLGGRRLG, encoded by the coding sequence GTGAGCGCTGCACAGCACCGGATCACCCCGCTGGGACCGGTCCGGCCGTCCGGGCCGCTGCGGATCGGCGTCCTGGTCTCCGCGACCGGCGCGAACCTGGGCACCCTGCTTGGCATGCGGGACCGGGAGCCGGACACCTTCGACGTGTGTCTGGTCGCCTCCCACGGCAGCACGGCCAAGGCTCTGGACGTGGCTCGGGACGCGGGCGTGGAGACCTGGACCGGCGACTTTGACGCGCACTGCGGGTTCGTCTCCCAAGCCGTCGGGCGGGAGGGTCTCCTTCGGTACCGGCAGCGCGCCCGGGCCTGGCACGACGCCCTCGACGCACGGATCGAGGCCTGGGAAGCGGAGCACGGCGCGCTGGATCTGATCGTGCTCGCGTACCACCGCTGGATCGAGGGCAACCTGCTCGACCGCTTCCGCGGCCGCATGATCAACCAGCATCCCGCGGACCTCTCGGTACTCGACGCTGCCGGTCGGCGGCTGCTGGTGGGCAAGGACCCGGTACGGCTTGCCATGGCAGCGGGCCACACCGCGACCCGCACGTCCTGCTTCGTGGTGGACGGTACCCAGGACGGAGGGGCGGTCCTCTGCATGGGCCCGCCGGTGGACGTCGAGGCACGCCGGGCCACGCCGGAAGACGCCTGGGAGCAGGAGCTGCGCCAGAAGACCCTGAGTGACCGGCCATGCCTGGAATGGACCGTGCGCGCCTTCGCGGCCGGGCGACTGGCGCTCGGCGCGGACACGCATGCGGACGGCAGCCGGGCCGTCATGGTCGACGGCCGGCCCACACCCCTCGGTGGAAGAAGGCTCGGATGA
- a CDS encoding alpha/beta hydrolase, which produces MSIVESVLRYGPSPWHRIDLYNPRGTSADSRIVLFHGGFWRHDRIARDLEPLAIALVRRHRAVAVVEYRPVWDGGSWPGAAEDGALALEALSAQDPAWNEAVLAGHSAGAHLAMAAVTGRAAGRELVLLAPVVHLEHAASLGVGVGAVGHFTGAHLAAGGTLAEATPRPDRADVAGLSVVRAGSDQTVPDALTDVQLGGWRADGLAPEEHVVPEARHMHLVNPERPGCSVTLELLTASAGARA; this is translated from the coding sequence GTGAGCATCGTCGAGAGTGTCCTGCGCTACGGGCCGTCCCCCTGGCACCGCATCGACCTGTACAACCCGCGGGGCACGTCGGCGGATTCTCGCATCGTGCTGTTCCACGGTGGCTTCTGGCGCCACGACCGCATCGCCCGCGACCTCGAACCGCTGGCGATCGCATTGGTACGTCGCCATCGCGCCGTCGCCGTCGTCGAGTACCGGCCCGTGTGGGACGGCGGCAGCTGGCCCGGCGCGGCCGAGGACGGGGCGCTCGCACTGGAGGCACTCTCGGCGCAGGACCCGGCATGGAACGAGGCAGTACTCGCCGGCCACTCGGCCGGCGCCCACCTGGCGATGGCGGCGGTGACAGGCCGGGCCGCAGGGCGCGAGCTCGTGCTCCTCGCCCCCGTGGTGCACCTGGAGCACGCCGCGTCCCTCGGCGTCGGCGTCGGGGCCGTGGGCCACTTCACGGGCGCGCACCTCGCGGCGGGCGGCACCCTCGCCGAGGCCACGCCCCGTCCGGACCGCGCGGACGTGGCAGGGCTGAGCGTCGTACGGGCGGGCAGCGACCAGACCGTGCCTGACGCGCTGACGGACGTCCAGCTCGGCGGCTGGCGGGCCGACGGCCTCGCACCCGAGGAGCACGTGGTTCCGGAAGCCCGCCACATGCACCTGGTCAACCCTGAACGACCGGGCTGCTCGGTCACGCTGGAGCTGCTCACCGCATCCGCAGGAGCACGGGCGTGA
- a CDS encoding diiron oxygenase, whose protein sequence is MRSGPEAGEAQPKDLVETADTEYRSPFGNWYERAGVRQAPRRVLEGDEQERYYFSPDLVPIAHHPLVKGLPAGCFEEVLVQHLYRYLDFTARLEYVVVNRTVLGIAQGSVGVELPEEMRFDAYKIYCDEAYHTLFSADLSRQVQQRTRVVPRLPDEPYFLVRLREILEELPSQDRALAEMLFVIVSETLISASLAEVPERSDVVAAVRSTVRDHASDEGRHHAYFAAFLRYLWGQLSASERRRSGLLVPRLIETFLQPDLPAVREELAGYGLSRDEAEHVVAETYTREAVGDHLAATSRQTVRYFEALGAFDDPEAAEEMRRLGIVA, encoded by the coding sequence ATGCGCTCGGGCCCGGAGGCGGGCGAAGCACAGCCCAAGGACTTGGTGGAGACCGCCGACACCGAGTATCGAAGCCCGTTTGGCAACTGGTACGAGCGGGCCGGGGTGCGGCAGGCGCCGCGGCGGGTGTTGGAAGGCGACGAGCAGGAGCGCTACTACTTCTCGCCCGACCTCGTCCCCATCGCGCACCACCCATTGGTGAAGGGGCTCCCGGCCGGCTGTTTCGAGGAAGTGCTCGTCCAGCATCTCTACCGCTATCTCGATTTCACTGCACGTCTGGAATACGTAGTGGTCAACCGCACCGTGCTCGGGATCGCACAAGGTTCCGTCGGCGTGGAGCTCCCGGAGGAAATGCGGTTCGACGCCTACAAGATCTACTGTGACGAGGCCTACCACACCCTCTTCTCGGCCGATCTGTCCCGGCAGGTGCAGCAGCGGACGCGGGTTGTTCCGCGGCTGCCCGACGAGCCGTATTTCCTGGTGCGGCTGCGTGAAATCCTGGAGGAACTCCCCTCCCAGGACCGGGCGCTCGCCGAAATGCTCTTCGTCATCGTCTCGGAGACCCTGATCTCCGCGAGCCTCGCCGAAGTCCCCGAGCGGTCCGACGTCGTCGCGGCGGTCCGCAGTACCGTCCGCGACCACGCGTCGGACGAAGGACGGCACCACGCGTACTTCGCCGCCTTCCTGCGATACCTGTGGGGACAGCTGTCCGCCTCGGAGCGCCGCAGGTCAGGCCTGCTGGTCCCGCGACTGATCGAGACCTTCCTGCAGCCCGACCTGCCGGCCGTCCGGGAGGAGCTCGCCGGGTACGGCCTGAGCCGGGACGAGGCGGAGCACGTCGTCGCGGAGACCTACACACGGGAGGCGGTCGGAGACCACCTGGCAGCCACGTCGCGGCAGACCGTCAGGTACTTCGAAGCACTCGGTGCATTCGACGATCCGGAGGCAGCGGAAGAGATGCGACGCCTCGGGATCGTCGCGTAA
- a CDS encoding PqqD family protein, with protein sequence MSTPQPFSPDFVPRRKLEARVRKFRGKLFVANASLAFELDEVAEFIFKQVNGTATVQQIGEKVAGEYDISSDEAVADSLELLTELAANGMVE encoded by the coding sequence ATGTCGACCCCCCAGCCGTTCAGCCCCGATTTTGTCCCACGCCGCAAGCTCGAGGCGCGCGTACGCAAGTTCCGGGGGAAGCTGTTCGTTGCGAATGCCTCACTGGCCTTCGAGCTTGACGAGGTTGCCGAGTTCATCTTCAAGCAGGTCAACGGCACGGCCACCGTGCAGCAGATCGGCGAGAAGGTAGCCGGCGAGTACGACATTTCCTCGGATGAGGCGGTCGCCGACAGCCTGGAACTCCTGACCGAGCTCGCCGCCAACGGCATGGTCGAGTAG